The nucleotide sequence ACGGCAGATTGTAAGCAGGCTACTATTCAAACATTTCAACCTGCTCGACTTCCCACAGGAATTTCACTACCGGCATGATCGATTCTAGTTCGATTTCATAGCGCTGTGCAAGCTCGTGCAAATTGACGCCTGTCCCTTGCATATCAAAGCCGATCTTATGAAGCGCCGCCGCCCACACTGCCGCTTCTTCTGGTATAAATGGCAGAGGATAATGCATAAGCACAGTCCTTCGCCATAAGTCTAGCGTCAGTTCATATAGAACAGGATTTTCATGGCCGAGCACACTTTCAAGCACTGTGTCGACCTCCTGCTCAAACGGCTGTTCATTCGCATATAGAATGCGAGTCGGGTTGACGGTGATCGCTCTCGCAAACTTTCGAACGGTTACGTCACGGTCAATCTCTTGTTCTTTCAACATTTGAAGCAGTAACGACTGAATAAACGGATGGTAACTGCTGTCTCCGAGAAAGTGCTCAATCTCTTTCAAGTGCGGGCGGAGGTTTGCTTGCTGTAACGCTTGAATAATCGCCAACTGTTCACTAAGGTTCTCAGCCTGTAGCAATTGCTGCAGTTGCTCTTCAGTCCCTTCTTCCTTCGGTTCCTGCGGCTCGACTTCTGGTTCTTCACTAATCCGTCTGCAGACGTGGAGAACTTGATAGATTGCCTCTGCATACTCAGCAGGCGGCTTCTGTTCCTCCAGCACCGCTTCAATTGTTGTAACAACCTCGCTGTATTCCTTCAACTGCATCAAAATTGTTGTATAAATTTGCAACACTTCAAAATAGTTATCAACACCTTCATTCAGAAGCTGCTGACACCGCTCTTTCGCCTCATAAAGCCTGCCTAACTCTAGTAAACATAGAACAATTCCAATCTCCGCTTCTGCGATGTACGAATGCTGCTGCAGCTGGGTGAAGTACTCAAGCGCCTTCTCATAACCCTTTCTGTCCAGCTCCTCCATCCCAAGCTTCAGCAGCCGCTCATCCAAACGCGGAAACGGTACAACCTTCGATTTCTTCTCTTCCTTCATAGCATCGCCTCTTTTGCTCAGCCCATATGTAGCTTACAGTGTAGCAATTCATAAAATAAAACACAAGACGACATAATGACACAAACAAACCTTGGCAACATTGCGCCAAGGTTTGTTTGATTATTTAGCAGCTTCGTATGCTGAGATTTTTTCTTCGTATGTTAAAGTGACGTCGATTTCATCCCAGCCGTTCATAAGCATCTCTTTCCAGTATGGGTCGATTTCAAAGGATTGCTCAAAGCCGCTGCTGTCTGCGATTGTCTGTTGTTTCAAATCAACCTTCAGCTCATAGTCTGCTGCTTCTGCCTTCGCTTGTAGTTCTTTGACCGCATCGCTGTCAAGACGAATTGGGAGAATCCCATTTTTCAAGCAGTTATTATAGAAGATATCCGCAAATGATGGGGCGATAATCACTTTGAATCCATAGTCTTGCAGAGACCACGGCGCATGCTCACGTGAAGAGCCGCAACCGAAGTTAGGGCCTGCAACAAGTACTGTTGCCCCTTTATTTTCCGGCTTATTTAATTCAAAGTTTTCATTGTCGCTGCCGTCTGCGTTAAAGCGCCAGTCGAAAAATAAAAATTGACCAAAGCCTGTGCGCTCAACACGCTTTAAGAACTGTTTCGGGATAATTTGGTCTGTATCGACATTGACTCTTGGCATTGCCGCTGCTTTTCCTTTGTGCACGATAATTGGTTCCATTGTTCCACCCCTTATTTTACTAGTTCTGTTTGGTATTTGCGGACGTCGACGAAGCGTCCTTCAATTGCCGCTGCGGCTGCCATTGCCGGGCTGACAAGGTGTGTGCGGGCGCCTTTTCCTTGGCGTCCTTCAAAGTTACGATTGGAAGTTGATGCACAGCGCTCTCCTTCAGGAACGGTGTCTGGGTTCATACCAAGACACATACTGCAGCCTGATTCGCGCCATTCAAAGCCAGCTTCTGTAAAGATAGCATCAAGGCCTTCCTGCTCAGCTTGCAGCTTTATTTTTTGCGAGCCTGGTACAACAAGGGCACGAACACCTTGAGCAACTTTGCGTCCTTTTACAACTTCAGCTGCCGCACGCAAGTCACTCATGCGGGAGTTCGTACAGGAGCCGATGAACACGTGCTGGATTTCAATTTCGCTGATCGGTGTGCCAGCCTTAAGGTCCATGTAAGCAAGTGCTTGTTCTGTCGCCTTCTGATCCGTTTCCGATGTAAAATCAGCTGGGCCAGGTACATTTTCATCAATTGCAGCACACATTGAAGGGTTCGTTCCCCATGTTACTTGCGGCGCAATTTGTTCGCCTTTCATTTCAATCACAGTATCATATTCTGCACCTTCATCTGTTGCAAGAGCTTTCCACTCTTCAACTGCCGCATCAAATGCTTCATCCTGAGGTGCTAAGCGACGACCGCGGATATATTCGAATGTTTTCTCATCAGGGCTGATTAGACCAGCTTTCGCGCCGCCTTCAATCGACATGTTACAGACAGTCATCCGCTCTTCCATGCTCATATTCTTGAATACATCGCCTGTATATTCGATAACATGGCCTGTACCGAAATCAACGCCGTGCTTACCGATTACGGCAAGGATAACGTCCTTTGCAGTAACACCTGTTTGCAGCTCGCCGCTCACGTGAACTTTCATCGTTTTCGGCTTGGATTGCCATAGTGTTTGCGTTGCAAGCACATGTTCAACCTCACTTGTTCCAATCCCGAATGCAAGGGCACCAAACGCACCGTGTGTGGATGTATGGCTGTCACCACAGACAATCGTTTTACCAGGCTGTGTTAAGCCAAGCTCAGGTCCGATGACGTGGACAATCCCTTGTTCAGGGCTGTTTAAGTCGGCAATCTCAACGCCAAATTCTTCACAGTTTTTGCTTAGTGTATCGATTTGCTTCTTCGCAATTTCGTCTTTAATATTAAAACGATCGTCTGTCGGCACGTTATGGTCCATTGTCGCAAATGTTAAATCCGGACGACGGACAGGACGGTTCTTCAAGCGAAGACCTTCAAATGCTTGAGGTGACGTAACCTCATGAACGAGATGCAAATCAATGTAGAGCAATGCAGGCTTCCCTGGCTCTTCCATGACCGCGTGTTTGTCCCAGATTTTTTCGATTATCGTTCTCGGTTTCGACATGCTTTTCTCCCCCTATACTTCTAGTAATAACGATGTCAGCCAAATGATTGGCTGACATCCTGTGTGTTCTATTTGGAGTCAGCCGGATTAGTTCGCTGACACTTGTTTGGCTTGGTGAATGTGCGCTAGCGCTTCAAGCACTTTTTCCGTCATTTCATTTGTAGAAAGAGCCTTGCTCGGATCTTCAGCAATATCTGCTGTGCGGTGACCTTGTTCAAGGACACGCTCAACTGCTGCTTCAATTAACGATCCTTCTTCAGACATTTCAAATGAGTACTTTAACATCATTGCTGCTGAAAGAATAGTTGCAAGTGGGTTCGCTTTGTTCTGTCCTGCAATATCTGGTGCTGAACCATGTACAGGCTCGAACAAGCCAGGCCCCTCTGCTGAAAGGCTTGCTGAAGGAAGCATTCCAAGCGAACCTGTCAGCATTGCAGCTTCATCACTTAAGATATCACCAAACATGTTTTCCGTTACAATGACATCAAGTGCCTTCGGATTGCGTACAAGCTGCATTGCCGCGTTGTCCACGAGCATATGGCTGTATTCAACCTCAGGATAATCCTTTGCCACTTCTTCAACAATTTCGCGCCAGAATTTGCTTGATTCAAGCACGTTCGCCTTATCAACGGAAAGGAGCTTTTTCCCACGAAGTGTCGCAAGCTCAAAGCCTTTGCGCACGATGCGCTCGATTTCTGAACGGCTGTAGAAAAGCGTATCAACAGCTGCATCTTCTCCGTCTTCTGTCTTCGTCCGCTCACTTGGCTGGCCGAAATAAATGCCGCCTGTTAGCTCACGTACAATCATTAAGTCGATTCCCTCTAATACAGAAGGCTTCAAGGTTGATGCATCACTTAAGCTGTTAAAAGCCATCACTGGACGAAGGTTCGCAAATAAGCCAAGTGCTTTGCGGATACCAAGCAAGCCACGTTCTGGACGAAGGTCTGATGGGTTGTTATCCCATTTCGGACCACCGACTGCGCCTAATAGGATCGCATCACTATTGCGGCAAATCTCGACTGTTTCATCAGGAAGAGGTGTTCCGTCCTTATCAATCGCCTCTCCACCGATTCTTGCAAACTGAAATGAAAAGTCATGTCCATAGTAATCTGCTGTTCTTTCAAGCACTGAAATGGCGCTTTGTACAATCTCTGTGCCAATGCCATCGCCAGGCATGACTGCGATTTGTTTCTTCATCGAATTGCCCCCTTGTTCCACTTATCCTTTTACGACTTTTTGCTTCTCTTCCTGCCATTGTTCTTGAAGCAATACACGATTTATCGCACTTAGGTAGGCTTTCGCAGATGCTTCTAGGACGTCTTGTGCTGTTCCGCGTCCGCGTGATGATTTATTATGGAAGTTCACTCGTACGTATACTTCAGCCAATGCATCGCGCCCGCCTGTGTTTGATTGAATGCGGTAATCATCCAATTGAACTGGTGACTCAATCATTCGCTCTAACGTGTTATAAATCGCTTCAACACTACCTGCTCCAGTGCTTGCTTCCTGCAGTTCATTACCTTCTGGGTCTGTCAGTGTAATTGTCGCTGTTGGAATGTTATTTGTACCAAATTGTACTTGCAGTGCTGTCAATTCATAGTAAGAAGCGGAGGCGCCAAGACGCTCTTCTGTCATTAATGCCATTAGGTCATCATCTGTGATTTCCTTCTTCTTATCTGCCAGCTCTTTAAACGCGATGAAGACACGGTTTGATTCTTCATCTGACATCTGATAGCCAAGTGCTTCCATATGTGTACGGAACGCATGGCGGCCAGAGTGCTTGCCAAGAACCATTGAATTGGATGCAACACCGACAAGATCTGGTGAAATGATTTCGTACGTTGATTTTTCCTTCAGCACGCCGTCTTGGTGAATGCCTGATTCGTGTGCAAAAGCATTCTTTCCGACAACCGCTTTATTTGCTGGTACGACCATGCCTGTTAGCTTCTTAACAAGTGTGCTCGTACGCATAATTTCATTCAATGTAAGGCCTGTGTTGGCATTGTAGTAATCTTTGCGAATGTGAAGGGCAACAGCGATTTCTTCAAGGGCTGCATTACCAGCACGTTCACCGATTCCGTTAATCGTACATTCGATTTGGTCTGCACCATGCTCCACTGCAGCAAGAGAGTTGGCAACTGCCATGCCTAAGTCATCGTGGCAGTGAGCAGATAGTTCAACCTTATCAATGTTCGGAACGTTTTCCTTCAGATATGTGAACACTTTGCCGTATTCAATTGGTGTAATATAGCCGACTGTATCAGGAATATTAACAACGCTCGCACCTGCATCGATGACTTCCTTCACAATTTTCGCTAGGAAAGGAAGGTCTGTGCGACACGCATCCTCTGCGGAAAATTGGACAATTGGGAATTTGCGCGCTGCATATTTTACTGATTCAACAGCTGTTTCAATGACTTCTTCAGGTGTTTTGCGAAGCTTGTGTGTCATGTGGATTGGTGATGTCGCTATAAAGAGGTGGAGGCGCGGTTCAGCGCCTCCTTTCAAAGCCTCCCAAGAGATATCGATATCACGCATGTTTGAACGTGAAAGACCTGTAACAGAACATCCTTTGATTTGTTCAGCGATTTCTTGTACAGCACGGAAATCACCTTTGGAAGCGGCCGGAAAGCCAGCCTCCATAATATCCACTCCAAGACGTTCAAGCTGCTTCGCTACTTCCATTTTTTCAGAGAAGTTAAGGTTTACACCAGCGGATTGTTCGCCGTCTCTTAGTGTCGTATCAAAGATGTTAATTTTTCGCACTGCTGACCACTTCCTTTGGTTTTTTCGCTTTTACGAATGGCATCATTTCACGTAGCTCACGACCAACTTCTTCGATTAGATGTTTGTTTTCACGTGAATTAATTGCGTAGAACTCTGGACGGTTTGCTTGGTTCTCAAGGATCCAGCCTTTCGCGAATTTACCAGTTTGGATGTCTTTCAATACTTCTTTCATGTTCTCTTTCACACGCTCATCTACAACGCGTGGGCCTGATACGAAGTCACCCCATTGTGCTGTGTCAGAGATTGAATAGCGCATACCTTCTAAGCCGCCTTCATACATAAGGTCAACGATTAATTTTAATTCATGTAAGCACTCGAAGTATGCAACTTCTGGTTGGTAACCAGCTTCAACAAGTGTTTCGAAGCCTGCTTTTACTAGTGAAGATAAGCCGCCGCAAAGAACTGCTTGCTCACCGAACAAGTCTGTTTCTGTTTCTTCTTGGAAAGATGTTTCAAGAACGCCAGCACGTGCTGAGCCGATTTGCTTCGCATATGCAAGAGCTGTTTCTTTCGCGTTACCTGTTGTATCTTGATAGATACCGATAAGTGCAGGTACACCAGCGCCTTCAGTGTACGTACGACGTACTAGATGACCAGGGCCTTTCGGAGCCACTAGGAATACATCAACATCTGCTGGAGGAACAACTTGGTTGAAATGAATGTTAAAGCCGTGTGCGAATACAAGTGAGTTGCCTGCTTCAAGACCTGGCTTGATTTCGTTTTCGTATACTTTCGGTTGATACTCATCTGGTAGAAGAACCATAACGATATCTGCTGCAGCAGATGCGTCTTTCACTGACATTACTTCGTGGCCATCTTCTACTGCTTGATCCCAAGACTTACCTTGACGAAGACCAACAATTACATCAACGCCGCTCTCTTTCAAGTTCAACGCATGTGCGTGACCTTGTGAACCGTAACCGATGATTGCTACTTTCTTTCCATTAAGTACTGCCTCATTTGCATCGCCATTGTAATATACTTTTGCCATATTAAACATCTCCCTTTAATAGTTAAGTTTTTATTTTAAAATTATTGAATTAAACTAATGGAACGATTATCTTGGTTTGGCTTCACGCCTGTTCCTCGCGCAAAGGCTGTTGTACCTGTGCGAGCAACTTCTTTGATGCCATACGGACGAAGCAGCTCAATTAATGCTTCGACCTTAGCGGAATCACCAGTGACTTGAACGACGGTTGTCGTCCGGCTAACATCTACCACTGTCGCACGGAACGGGTCGATTAACCCTGAGATTTCACTGCGTGTCTGTGGTGTTGTGATGACCTTAATCAGCGCCAGTTCACGTGAAACCATCGGCTGGTCTGTAATGTCTTGAACTTTAATCACATCAATTTGCTTGTTTAATTGCTTCGTCAGCTGTTCAGCCTTGCGGGCATCATCAACATTAACGACGAATGTCATTCTTGAAATATCTGGTGTTTCAGTATGGCCAACTGTAATGCTCTCGATATTGTAGTTACGGCGAGAGAATAGGCCAGTAATACGGTTTAGTACACCTGAACGGTTATTTACTGTTGCAGTTACAATACGCTTCATAGTTTCACCCCCACCATTTCACTCAAGCCTTTGCCTGGCGCTACCATTGGATAGACATTTTCTTCAGGCGTTACTCTAAAATCAATTAACACTGGACCATCAATCGCAAGCGCGTCTTTCAATGCTTGCTCTGCTTCTTCTTCTGTTTCAGCACGAAGACCTTTCACACCGTAAGCGTCTGCCAGCTTAACGAAATCAGGCTGACCAGGGATAAGTGATTGAGAATAGCGCTTTTCAAAGAATAGCTCCTGCCATTGACGAACCATTCCAAGTGATTGGTTATTTAAAATAACAACTTTTACCGGAAGGTTGCGCTCTGCCATAACGGTTAATTCTTGCGCCGTCATTTGGAAGCCGCCATCTCCAAGAACTGCAACAACTGTTGAGTCTTTTTCAGCTAGTTGTGCGCCGATTGCTGACGGGAGGCCGAAGCCCATTGTGCCAAGTCCGCCGGATGTAACCCAACGATTCGGCTTTGTAAAGGAATAATATTGCGCCGCCCACATTTGATGCTGTCCAACATCTGTTGTAACAACTGCCTCACCATTTGTCAGCTCATGCACTAATTGGATTAAGCGCTGCGGCTTGATTTCTGGTGTTGCCTTCTTGTAAACGAGCGGATATTCTTCCTTCCAGTTGTACAGCTTCTTGCGCCAAATTGTCGTATCTGCAGGTGTTCCGTTTTCAGCGACAAGCTGTTTTAACGCTTCACGTGCATCCCCAACAACCGGGATATCTGTCGGTACATTTTTGCCGATTTCCGCTGGGTCGATGTCGATGTGTGCCACTTTTGCATTTGGTGCAAATTCTTCAAGGTTGCCTGTTACACGGTCATCGAAACGGGCGCCGATACTAATCAACAGGTCTGATTCTGTAATCGCCATGTTTGCTGTATACGTACCGTGCATACCAGCCATTCCAAGGAACAGCTTATGGTCGCCTGGGAATGAACCGAGACCGAGCAACGTGTTTGTTACTGGAATTTGCTGTTGCTCAGCGTATGCTAACAGCTCTTCGTGTGCATCGGCATGAAGAACGCCAGCTCCTGCTAGAATCAACGGCTTCTTCGCTTGGCTTACGGCTTCTGTCAGCTTACGGATTTG is from Bacillus tianshenii and encodes:
- the leuC gene encoding 3-isopropylmalate dehydratase large subunit codes for the protein MSKPRTIIEKIWDKHAVMEEPGKPALLYIDLHLVHEVTSPQAFEGLRLKNRPVRRPDLTFATMDHNVPTDDRFNIKDEIAKKQIDTLSKNCEEFGVEIADLNSPEQGIVHVIGPELGLTQPGKTIVCGDSHTSTHGAFGALAFGIGTSEVEHVLATQTLWQSKPKTMKVHVSGELQTGVTAKDVILAVIGKHGVDFGTGHVIEYTGDVFKNMSMEERMTVCNMSIEGGAKAGLISPDEKTFEYIRGRRLAPQDEAFDAAVEEWKALATDEGAEYDTVIEMKGEQIAPQVTWGTNPSMCAAIDENVPGPADFTSETDQKATEQALAYMDLKAGTPISEIEIQHVFIGSCTNSRMSDLRAAAEVVKGRKVAQGVRALVVPGSQKIKLQAEQEGLDAIFTEAGFEWRESGCSMCLGMNPDTVPEGERCASTSNRNFEGRQGKGARTHLVSPAMAAAAAIEGRFVDVRKYQTELVK
- the ilvB gene encoding acetolactate synthase large subunit, whose protein sequence is MGAELKEKEMQMSGTKMNGANMFVESLKAENVEVLFGYPGGAVLPIYDALYDAGIDHVLTRHEQGGIHAAEGYARVSGKPGVVIATSGPGATNIVTGLTDAMMDSLPLVVFTGQVNSSVIGSDAFQEADVIGITMPITKHSYQVRDIKDLPKTIKEAFHIATTGRPGPVLIDIPKDIAILEGEFDYSQPVNIPSYQPTVMPNHLQIRKLTEAVSQAKKPLILAGAGVLHADAHEELLAYAEQQQIPVTNTLLGLGSFPGDHKLFLGMAGMHGTYTANMAITESDLLISIGARFDDRVTGNLEEFAPNAKVAHIDIDPAEIGKNVPTDIPVVGDAREALKQLVAENGTPADTTIWRKKLYNWKEEYPLVYKKATPEIKPQRLIQLVHELTNGEAVVTTDVGQHQMWAAQYYSFTKPNRWVTSGGLGTMGFGLPSAIGAQLAEKDSTVVAVLGDGGFQMTAQELTVMAERNLPVKVVILNNQSLGMVRQWQELFFEKRYSQSLIPGQPDFVKLADAYGVKGLRAETEEEAEQALKDALAIDGPVLIDFRVTPEENVYPMVAPGKGLSEMVGVKL
- a CDS encoding 2-isopropylmalate synthase, with the translated sequence MRKINIFDTTLRDGEQSAGVNLNFSEKMEVAKQLERLGVDIMEAGFPAASKGDFRAVQEIAEQIKGCSVTGLSRSNMRDIDISWEALKGGAEPRLHLFIATSPIHMTHKLRKTPEEVIETAVESVKYAARKFPIVQFSAEDACRTDLPFLAKIVKEVIDAGASVVNIPDTVGYITPIEYGKVFTYLKENVPNIDKVELSAHCHDDLGMAVANSLAAVEHGADQIECTINGIGERAGNAALEEIAVALHIRKDYYNANTGLTLNEIMRTSTLVKKLTGMVVPANKAVVGKNAFAHESGIHQDGVLKEKSTYEIISPDLVGVASNSMVLGKHSGRHAFRTHMEALGYQMSDEESNRVFIAFKELADKKKEITDDDLMALMTEERLGASASYYELTALQVQFGTNNIPTATITLTDPEGNELQEASTGAGSVEAIYNTLERMIESPVQLDDYRIQSNTGGRDALAEVYVRVNFHNKSSRGRGTAQDVLEASAKAYLSAINRVLLQEQWQEEKQKVVKG
- the leuD gene encoding 3-isopropylmalate dehydratase small subunit; translation: MEPIIVHKGKAAAMPRVNVDTDQIIPKQFLKRVERTGFGQFLFFDWRFNADGSDNENFELNKPENKGATVLVAGPNFGCGSSREHAPWSLQDYGFKVIIAPSFADIFYNNCLKNGILPIRLDSDAVKELQAKAEAADYELKVDLKQQTIADSSGFEQSFEIDPYWKEMLMNGWDEIDVTLTYEEKISAYEAAK
- the leuB gene encoding 3-isopropylmalate dehydrogenase; its protein translation is MKKQIAVMPGDGIGTEIVQSAISVLERTADYYGHDFSFQFARIGGEAIDKDGTPLPDETVEICRNSDAILLGAVGGPKWDNNPSDLRPERGLLGIRKALGLFANLRPVMAFNSLSDASTLKPSVLEGIDLMIVRELTGGIYFGQPSERTKTEDGEDAAVDTLFYSRSEIERIVRKGFELATLRGKKLLSVDKANVLESSKFWREIVEEVAKDYPEVEYSHMLVDNAAMQLVRNPKALDVIVTENMFGDILSDEAAMLTGSLGMLPSASLSAEGPGLFEPVHGSAPDIAGQNKANPLATILSAAMMLKYSFEMSEEGSLIEAAVERVLEQGHRTADIAEDPSKALSTNEMTEKVLEALAHIHQAKQVSAN
- the ilvC gene encoding ketol-acid reductoisomerase; the encoded protein is MAKVYYNGDANEAVLNGKKVAIIGYGSQGHAHALNLKESGVDVIVGLRQGKSWDQAVEDGHEVMSVKDASAAADIVMVLLPDEYQPKVYENEIKPGLEAGNSLVFAHGFNIHFNQVVPPADVDVFLVAPKGPGHLVRRTYTEGAGVPALIGIYQDTTGNAKETALAYAKQIGSARAGVLETSFQEETETDLFGEQAVLCGGLSSLVKAGFETLVEAGYQPEVAYFECLHELKLIVDLMYEGGLEGMRYSISDTAQWGDFVSGPRVVDERVKENMKEVLKDIQTGKFAKGWILENQANRPEFYAINSRENKHLIEEVGRELREMMPFVKAKKPKEVVSSAKN
- the ilvN gene encoding acetolactate synthase small subunit, whose product is MKRIVTATVNNRSGVLNRITGLFSRRNYNIESITVGHTETPDISRMTFVVNVDDARKAEQLTKQLNKQIDVIKVQDITDQPMVSRELALIKVITTPQTRSEISGLIDPFRATVVDVSRTTTVVQVTGDSAKVEALIELLRPYGIKEVARTGTTAFARGTGVKPNQDNRSISLIQ